One window from the genome of Marinobacter sp. es.048 encodes:
- the ppa gene encoding inorganic diphosphatase: MQFDNIPAGKNPPEDIYVAIEIPANSSPVKYELDKDMGALLVDRFMATPMFYPANYGFIPHTLADDGDPLDVLVVTPYPIQAGSVIRCRPVGVLNMEDEAGGDAKLVAVPHDKLTTTYHDVKEIDDLPELLRDQIKHFFENYKTLEPGKWVKVQGWDNADAARKAIVDSVNAYKG, translated from the coding sequence ATGCAATTCGACAACATCCCCGCGGGCAAGAACCCGCCTGAAGACATCTACGTTGCTATCGAAATCCCGGCCAACAGCTCCCCGGTGAAGTACGAACTGGACAAAGACATGGGCGCCCTGCTGGTAGACCGCTTCATGGCGACCCCCATGTTCTACCCGGCCAACTACGGTTTCATCCCGCACACCCTGGCCGACGACGGTGACCCCCTGGACGTACTGGTTGTGACCCCCTACCCGATCCAGGCCGGTTCCGTGATTCGCTGCCGCCCGGTGGGTGTCCTGAACATGGAAGACGAAGCCGGTGGCGACGCCAAGCTGGTTGCAGTTCCCCATGACAAGCTGACCACCACATACCACGACGTTAAGGAAATTGACGATCTGCCCGAGCTGCTGCGCGACCAGATCAAGCATTTCTTCGAGAACTACAAGACTCTCGAGCCCGGCAAGTGGGTGAAGGTGCAAGGCTGGGACAACGCCGACGCCGCCAGGAAAGCCATCGTGGATTCCGTGAACGCCTACAAAGGCTGA
- a CDS encoding acyl-CoA dehydrogenase family protein, with amino-acid sequence MSDYFNETHQQVRTTARKFIETHVLPHIDDWEEAGEFPRDLYKKAGDAGLLGIGFPEALGGIGEDDIFLKVAVSEELMRSTSGGLVAGLGSLDIGLPPVARWAKKDIREQIVPPVLRGEKIAALAVTEPGGGSDVANLKTRAVRDGDHYIVNGSKTFITSGMRADHYTVAVRTGGEGHGGISLLLIDRDMPGFSTGKKLRKMGWWASDTAELFFEDCRVPADRLIGAENAGFIAIMSNFLFERLSLAIMAYMTAQLAYEAALEYTRQRTAFGRNITGFQVTRHKLVDMATQIDVAREYTYRCAALMQAGKNPIKEVAMAKNFSVDVCEKVTREAVQLFGGMGYMRETVVERLYRDAKILSIGGGTTEIMKELIAKQIKL; translated from the coding sequence GTGTCCGATTACTTCAACGAAACCCACCAGCAGGTCCGCACGACCGCCCGCAAATTCATCGAAACACACGTGCTGCCGCACATCGACGACTGGGAAGAAGCGGGCGAATTTCCCCGGGATCTATACAAAAAAGCCGGGGATGCAGGTTTGTTGGGCATTGGCTTTCCGGAAGCACTAGGGGGCATCGGAGAAGACGACATTTTCCTGAAAGTAGCCGTTTCCGAAGAGCTTATGCGCTCCACATCAGGCGGCCTCGTCGCTGGCCTCGGGTCTCTGGATATCGGGCTGCCGCCAGTCGCCAGATGGGCAAAGAAGGACATCCGTGAACAGATCGTGCCGCCGGTACTGCGGGGCGAAAAGATTGCCGCCCTGGCAGTGACCGAACCCGGCGGAGGTTCCGATGTCGCCAACCTCAAAACCCGGGCAGTCCGCGATGGCGACCATTACATTGTAAACGGCAGCAAAACCTTCATCACCAGCGGCATGCGCGCCGACCACTATACCGTGGCCGTGCGTACCGGCGGCGAGGGCCATGGTGGTATCAGCCTGCTGCTGATTGACCGGGACATGCCCGGATTCTCCACCGGCAAGAAGCTGCGAAAAATGGGCTGGTGGGCCAGCGATACCGCCGAGCTGTTTTTCGAGGATTGCCGTGTCCCGGCCGACCGCCTGATCGGCGCCGAAAACGCCGGCTTCATTGCCATCATGAGCAATTTCCTGTTCGAACGCCTGAGCCTTGCCATCATGGCCTACATGACCGCCCAACTGGCCTACGAAGCGGCGCTGGAATACACCCGCCAACGCACGGCTTTCGGCCGTAACATCACCGGCTTCCAGGTGACCCGCCACAAGCTTGTGGATATGGCGACCCAGATCGACGTGGCCCGGGAATACACCTACCGATGCGCCGCCCTGATGCAGGCGGGCAAGAACCCCATAAAAGAAGTTGCCATGGCCAAGAATTTCTCGGTGGATGTCTGCGAAAAGGTCACCCGGGAAGCGGTGCAGCTGTTCGGTGGGATGGGGTATATGCGGGAAACCGTCGTCGAGCGCCTCTATCGTGACGCCAAGATTCTCTCCATCGGCGGAGGCACCACCGAAATCATGAAGGAGCTCATTGCCAAGCAGATAAAACTGTAG